ATAATGTAAACTTCCGTTCCTGAACCGGACGAGGATTCTCTCCCTGTCGTCCTGATCCATGCCGCCGTGGTAATATCCGGTTTGTATTCCTTTCTTATTCAGTAAACCGCTGATACGTTCCGTGACTTCCCTGTGATTACAGAAGATAAGCGCCGGCCCGGGATCGAGGGAGCAGAGAAGATGGAACAATGTGTCGATCTTGTCTTTTTCCGGAGATAAAACCAGTTTGACCGAAAGAGCCTCGTTTTTCTCTTCTTCCGTATAATCAAGCGTTATAGGTGATTCCATCCTTACAAAGGCCGGAATTTCTATATCGGATGTGGCTGAAAGCAGGACTCTTTTTTGTAAGCCGGGCAGTCGGCTGATGATTGTATTCATTTCATCCAGGAAACCTAACTGTAAAGATTTATCGAATTCATCCAGCACCAGGGTTTTAATGGAACCGGTATCAAAAGATTTTCTTTCCAGATGGTCGGTCAACCGTCCGGGTGTCCCGATAAGCAAAGCCGGAGGACTGCCCAGGTTTTTCAGTTCGGTATCGATAGAGTGTCCGCCATAGCAGACATTTACCTTGAATTTTGTTCCCATCTTTTTCCATACCTGCTCTGTCTGAAGGGCCAGTCTCTCGACGGTACAACGATTAAGCATTGTACTTTTGTTATGTCCTCATCCAATAATTGAAGAATGGGAAGGAGAAAAGCAAGGGTTTTTCCCGAACCGGTAGGGGACAATAACAGTACATTTTGTTCTTTAATTATCGCGTGCTGAGCTGCTATCTGCATCTCATTCAGGCTGTCGATCCCCAGATTGGATAGTATGTTTTTGTTTTGATCTTCTGCATTCATAGCACAAAGATAATTTTTTATTCTTAGCCGTTATTTATTGTGTTTTTAAGGTTTGGCTGTTTTTAAACCTCTCGAATTCGATGGGTTTAGGATAGTTCACGAGAAACTTCTCTTGAATCTTCCTGCTGAACTATCCGGAAAATCCGGATAGTTAAAATGAAAGTAATCATTCCACTTTGCCGGTAATATCATATATCTCTTTGATTTTCGCAAGCTCCCCTTCAAAATCAAAATGAAGGTCATGAAGGCGGGCATCTTCGATGTCGAATACCCATCCGGCCACTTTGGGGTATCCGTTCTTGTAATATGACTTTTGTACTTCTGCCATTTTTAATACATTTCGGCATTGCTCATAGGTATTGATTTCAACAAAACGGCGGTACCTGGCTTCCATATCTTCAATAGCATTGAGCTCTTTCTGATGGAGACGGTAGACATCCCGTATGCTGCGCAACCAGGGATTAAGGATGCCATAGTCCAGATTCTGCATAGCCGCCTGAATACCTCCGCATCCATAGTGACCGCAAATGATGATGTATCTCACTTTAAGATATTCAACCCCATAGTTAATCACTGAAAGAGCGCTCAGATCAATGGAATTCACCATATTCGCGATATTACGGTGGATAAAAACCTCACCCGGCTTTAACCCCATCACCTGATTCGGATGCACCCTGCTGTCTGAACAGCCGATATACAGAAAATCAGGATGTTGCTCTGCTGCCAGTAGTTCGAATAATTCGGGATTATCTACCTTATTCTTTTCGATCCATTTTCTATTGGATTCGAATATTTGATCATACTTTTCCTGATCAGACATATCCATGAATTTTAAATAATATGCGTTTTGTGGGTTCACTTATCGAAAACATTCCATGCAGGCCTGTTTCTTTGTTTCCTTTTCGCACTACTTAACAAAATAACGGTATTATTTGTTGCAGGCTATATAGTAATAGAGGGTTAAATCTTCAGATCACGAAATCACTACAAAGCTATTTCAAAGAAATATTGATTTTTAGATATTTCAGAATATATTCAAAATTTTTCAAGGAGAGACAGGGACTAAGCGTTGTTGATGAGTTTCTCGACTAATTTACGGCTTTTCCATTTTTTTACTTCTCTTTCCCGTTGTCCAGCTAACACTTTTGTTTCAAAGCTTTCTGTATATATTATGATCCAGTCATTTGTCCGACCGGTAAAGCCTCTGTGGTTTGAGTTGTGCCTTCTTAATCGCTCACTGATTTCATCTCCGGTTGAACCAATGTAGTACCTGTCTAATTTTTCGGAGTATAAGATATAAAACTTGTACATAACAAAAAAGGTTGCCAACTTATCGACAACCTTTGTGGGCGTTGACGGATTCGAACCGCCGACCCTCTGCTTGTAAGGCAGATGCTCTGAACCAGCTGAGCTAAACGCCCGGAATATTTAGAATAAAAATTTAAAGACCTTTTCGTTGGTACCGACCCCTCCGATGTAGCGGAGTGCTCTGAACCAGCTGAGCTAAACGCCCGGAATATTTAGAATAAAAATTTAAAGACCTTTTCGTTGGTACCGACCCCTCCGATGTAGCGGAGTGCTCTGAACCAGCTGAGCTAAACGCCCGGAAGTTTAAAGACCTTTTTAGTAACCCTCTTCAATCCGATTCAATCTCTTGGAGTATTTAAGCGAGTTGGCCTAAATTTGTATAATTTGAAAGATCTTTAGTAGTTGCTTTCCTGAAAAGCGATGCAAAGATACGTCGATTTTATTTTTCTGCAAAACTTTTTACAAATATTTTTTATGAAAATTTTCACGGGTCTATTATTATCCCTATTTTTGTACCATCAAAATAGGGGTAGCGATTATATTAATCCGCAATAAACGTTTTCGTTAGGAAATACGAATACAAGTTACAATGAATTTAGATCAACTGACAGCTATTTCACCCGTCGACGGACGATACAGGGATAAGACCGCAGATCTGGATGCGTTCTTTTCCGAGTACGCACTCATCCGGTACCGCGTTCAGGTGGAGATCGATTACTTTATCTCTCTCTGTGAAGAGGGAATCCTTCCGTTGAAGGATGAAGCCATCTTCAGACAATTAAGGGATTTGTACCGAAATTTCAGTGAAGAGGACGCCCGGCAGATCAAAGAGATCGAAAAAATCACCAATCATGACGTGAAGGCGGTGGAATATTTCCTGAAAGAGAAATTCGATGCGCTTCAGCTGTCAGATCATAAGGAATTCATTCATTTCGGATTGACATCGCAGGATATTAATAATACCGCTACGCCGATGATGTGGCGGGATGCACTGCACAAGGTCTATATCCCCGAATTGGAAAAACTGGTTTCCCGGATCGATACACTGGCAGATGAGTGGAAGGACATCCCCATGCTGGCACGTACACACGGGCAACCGGCATCACCCACACGCCTGGGAAAAGAGATGAAGGTTTTTAGTTATAGGTTGACCGGTCAGATTGAAGTGCTGAAAAAGATTCCGGCCAAAGCCAAATTCGGTGGGGCAACCGGAAATTTCAACGCGCACCGGGTGGCTTATCCCCATATCGACTGGAAACTGTTCGGTAACCGTTTCCTGCAGGAGAAACTGGGTCTGCACCGCGAAGAGTACACCACGCAGATATCCAATTACGACGCTTTTGCCGCATCATTCGACGCGATGAAACGCATCCATACCATACTGATCGACTTCACAAGGGATATATGGCAATATATATCGATGGAGTATTTCAAGCAGAAGATCAAGGAAGGTGAAGTCGGTTCGTCGGCCATGCCCCACAAGGTGAACCCGATCGACTTCGAGAATGCCGAGGGTAACCTGGGTATTGCCAACGCATTATTGGAACACCTTGCGGCAAAACTGCCCGTCTCACGGTTGCAGCGCGACCTTACCGATTCCACGGTAATCAGGAATATCGGCGTACCTATGGCACATGGATTAATTGCGTTAAAAAGTGCAACAAAAGGGCTTCATAAATTGTTATTAAACAGAGAGGCAATAGAGAGGGATCTGGAAAATAACTGGGCAGTGGTTGCCGAAGGAATCCAGACCATTTTAAGACGCGAAGGATATCCGAAACCCTATGAAGCACTGAAAGCTTTGACACGAACCAATGCGCGTATCACCCGGGAGAGTATTTCGGAATTTATTGACAATTTGGATGTAAATGAACAGGTGAAAAAAGAATTGAAAGAAATCACACCCCAAAATTATACAGGATTTTAAGAAGACATTTTCGTGAAGTAAACCAAGCAAAGAACAAACAAACTTACCTCCTGCCATAACGAGAACTATTTCGTTGAATAAGGGCAGAGACAGTTTATTTGATCTGCCAAACACAAGAAATAGTCCAAAGTACTTGAAACAGTACAATAAAGATAGGAATGACTAATTTTAATTGAACAGTAAATAATAATTGAAAGAAATCCGGTTCCGGTCATGTTAGCCGGGCGGTAGAAATTTGAAAAAATGCGATTTAAAAAAGAAAAAACCGTGAGGTTTCATTAAGTAATCAAAAAGTAAATGCAACAATGACAACAAACAATGACGAATCGCGCCCAAGGCGGAGTTATCACAGCGCGAACAATGAGAGACACGCTTCCTCGAACAGAAATTACGGCAATGAGCGGAGAACACAGCATGATGGTTATTATTCGGATAGACCGTCCTATAATCAGGACAGACAGTCGTACAATTCGGAGAGGTCTTCCTACAATCAGGATAGATCGTACCATCAGGAAAGACCGTCTTACAACCCGAACTACAGGGATTCCCGCCAGGAAAGCTATGGTGGGAACAGCGAAGGCGGCATGAGAAAACGGCGTCCCCGGGTAGGTGAACGTCCGCAGTCGCCACAGCGGGTTACCGGTGGCGGCGGTTATAACAACCGGGGCTGGGGCAACCAACCATCAACCGGGCCGGGCAGACCCAATAAGCCTGCCAAGCCGGTGAAAAAGCTGAAAAAGAAAAAGCCGTTCAAGCAGATCAAGTACAAAGAAAATGCGGATCCCAATGCTCCTATCCGTCTGAACAAATATCTGGCCAATGCCGGAGTATGCTCCCGTCGTGAGGCTGATGAGTTCATCCAGGCCGGTGTGGTAAAAGTAAACGGAGAGGTGGTAACGGAACTGGGTACCAAGATCACCCGTGCCGATCAGGTGATGTTCCACAACCAGCCGGTACAACTTGAAAGCAAGGTGTATGTACTGCTGAACAAGCCGAAAGGATTTGTGACTACGACCGATGATCCAGAGAACCGCAAGACGGTGATGGAACTGGTAAAAAGCGCCGCTTCCGAGAGGATATATCCGGTGGGACGACTGGACAGGGCTACCACAGGGGTATTGCTGCTGACCAACGATGGCGACCTGGCATCGAAATTAACACATCCGAAGTACGAAAAACGGAAAATCTATCAGGTATGGCTTGACAAGCCGGTAGCAATGGAGCATATGCAGATGATCGCCGACGGTATTGAACTGGAAGACGGTGAGATCCATGCTGATGCGATCAGCTATGTGACGGAAGAAGACCTTACCCAGGTGGGTATTGAGATCCACTCCGGCAGGAACCGGATCATCCGCCGTATCTTCGAGAAATTGGGCTACAGGGTGATGAAACTCGACAGGGTCTATTTCGCGGGACTGACCAAGAAAAAACTTTCACGCGGAAAATGGCGTTACCTCACAGAACAAGAGGTCAACATGCTTCGGATGGGTGCGTTCGATTAATGAACAACACTCCCATAGAGAGTCATCTCGTCTCAAAACGACTAATGTAATTGAATGATAATCCTGTTCCTGTGCGGTTTCGTGCAGGAACAGACTGGATATTTATAGGGTAATTTAATCGAAGAGTAGCATAATCATTCATGCAAGAGTGGGTGATTAATGTGAGTTGCTTGCGATATTGAAGTATATAGTGTATGAAACAACTAAAACGAACAAAAATTTCAGAAGCATTACGACTTACAAATTTCGGTGAGGAAGTCAATGTAAAAGGATGGGTGCGTACCCGCAGAGGAAACAAAAATGTCGGATTTGTCGCTTTGAACGACGGATCGACTATCAATAACATACAAATTGTTATTGATATAGCTAATTTTGGCGAAGAGTTACTTCGTCCTGTCACCACGGGAGCCTGCATCAGCGTGAACGGCGAACTGGTGGAGTCGCAGGGCAAAGGCCAGTCGGTAGAGATACGGGCAACGGAGATCGAAGTCTACGGATCTGCTGATCCTGCCACCTATCCGTTACAGAAAAAAGGGCACTCACTGGAGTTCCTTCGCGAAATAGCCCATCTGCGGCCGCGTACCAATACTTTCGGTGCTATCTTCAGGATGCGGCATCATATGTCGTATGCTATTCACAAATATTTCAACGACAGAGGATTTTATTATTTTCATACGCCTATCATCACCGCGTCCGACGCAGAAGGTGCCGGCTCCATGTTCGAAGTATCCACGCTCGATATAGAAAATCCGCCGCGTAACAAAGAAGGCAAGGTGGATTTCTCACAGGATTTCTTCGGACGCCAGACCAACCTCACCGTCTCCGGACAACTTGAAGGAGAGTTGGGTGCTATGGCATTGGGTGCCATCTATACTTTCGGACCTACATTCCGTGCAGAAAATTCCAATACGCCCCGTCACCTGGCGGAGTTCTGGATGATCGAACCGGAAATGGCATTTTATGATATCCACGACAATATGGATCTGGCGGAAGATTTCCTGAAATATCTCATTCGTTACGCTTTAGAGCATTGCAGGGAGGATATCGAATTCCTGGCTAAGATGTACGACGAAGAACTGACAGACCGCCTGAATTTTGTGGTAGAGAATGATTTTGTCCGTCTGACCTATACTGAGGGAGTAAAGATACTGGAAGAGTCGGGACAAAAATTCGAGTTCCCCGTACACTGGGGTACCGACCTGCAGTCGGAGCACGAACGCTACCTGGTAGAAAAACATTTCAAACGTCCGGTTATCCTGACCGACTATCCGAGGGAGATCAAATCGTTCTATATGAAGCAGAATGACGATGGCAAGACCGTCCGCGCGATGGACGTACTTTTCCCCAAGATCGGCGAGATCATCGGCGGATCGGAGCGTGAAGCGGATTATGATAAGCTGATGAACAGGGTAGAGGAGACCGGAATGCATACCGAACCGATCTGGTGGTACCTCGAAACCCGTAAGTTCGGCACCGCACCCCATTCAGGTTTCGGCCTCGGCTTTGAACGGTTGATGCTGTTCATTACCGGTATGGCTAATATCCGTGACGTGATTCCTTTCCCGAGAACTCCTAATAATGCTGACTTTTAAAAGACTGGGAGACTTTGTGATTAGGGGACCGGGAGGCCGGGGAGAGTGGGAGACTGGGGACTCGGAGATGGGGTGACCGGGAAGTTTTGGAAGAAGAGTAATCCCGGGAAACGGGAGAATTAGAGCAAGAAAAAAGCTAAATGAAGAATATACGCAATTTTTGTATCATTGCACATATAGACCACGGCAAGAGTACGCTGGCCGACCGTCTGCTGGAGTTCACCAAGACCGTAGAAGGAAAGGACCTGCAGGCGCAGGTGCTCGACAGCATGGACCTGGAAAGGGAACGGGGCATCACGATCAAAAGCCACGCGATACAGATGGATTATGAATATGAGGGTGAGAAATATACCTTCAACCTGATCGACACGCCGGGGCACGTGGATTTCTCATACGAGGTGTCGCGTTCCATTGCCGCCTGCGAAGGCGCACTGCTGGTGGTCGATGCTGCCCAGGGTATCCAGGCACAGACCATCTCAAACGTCTATATGGCTATCGAGCATGATCTGGAGATCATCCCTATCCTTAACAAGATCGACCTCGACAGCGCCATGCCTGATGAAGTGGAAGACCAGATCGTGCAACTGCTGGGTGTTCCCCGTACAGATATCATCCGTGCAAGCGGAAAGACAGGCATCGGCATCGAAGAGATACTCCATGCCATCATTGAGCGGGTGCCCGCCCCCCAGGGGGATCCGGATGCACCATTGCAGGCACTGATCTTCGACTCGGTGTTTAACCCCTTCCGTGGTATCATTGCTTACTATAAGATTGTGAATGGCAGCCTGCGGAAAGGCGATATGGTGAAATTCATCAATACCGGCAAAGAGTACGATGCCGACGAGGTGGGTATCCTGCGCTTGAATATGGTGCCGAAAGAAGAGGTAGGCTGTGGCGATGTGGGTTATATTATCTCCGGCATCAAAACCTCAAAAGAGGTGAAGGTAGGAGATACCATCACCCATATGAAACGTCCTGCCTCCAAGGCCATCGAAGGGTTTGAAGAGGTGAAGCCGATGGTTTTTGCCGGCGTATACCCCATTGACAGCGAGGATTTTGAGAACCTTCGTTCATCCCTCGAAAAGCTGCAACTCAACGATGCGTCGCTCACTTTCCAGCCCGAATCGTCCGTGGCGTTAGGCTTCGGCTTCCGGTGCGGCTTTCTCGGATTGCTCCATATGGAAATCGTCCAGGAGCGGTTGGAACGGGAATTCAATATGGATGTAATTACCACGGTACCCAACGTTTCC
This window of the Proteiniphilum saccharofermentans genome carries:
- a CDS encoding carbonic anhydrase, whose protein sequence is MSDQEKYDQIFESNRKWIEKNKVDNPELFELLAAEQHPDFLYIGCSDSRVHPNQVMGLKPGEVFIHRNIANMVNSIDLSALSVINYGVEYLKVRYIIICGHYGCGGIQAAMQNLDYGILNPWLRSIRDVYRLHQKELNAIEDMEARYRRFVEINTYEQCRNVLKMAEVQKSYYKNGYPKVAGWVFDIEDARLHDLHFDFEGELAKIKEIYDITGKVE
- a CDS encoding GIY-YIG nuclease family protein, which encodes MYKFYILYSEKLDRYYIGSTGDEISERLRRHNSNHRGFTGRTNDWIIIYTESFETKVLAGQREREVKKWKSRKLVEKLINNA
- the purB gene encoding adenylosuccinate lyase; this translates as MNLDQLTAISPVDGRYRDKTADLDAFFSEYALIRYRVQVEIDYFISLCEEGILPLKDEAIFRQLRDLYRNFSEEDARQIKEIEKITNHDVKAVEYFLKEKFDALQLSDHKEFIHFGLTSQDINNTATPMMWRDALHKVYIPELEKLVSRIDTLADEWKDIPMLARTHGQPASPTRLGKEMKVFSYRLTGQIEVLKKIPAKAKFGGATGNFNAHRVAYPHIDWKLFGNRFLQEKLGLHREEYTTQISNYDAFAASFDAMKRIHTILIDFTRDIWQYISMEYFKQKIKEGEVGSSAMPHKVNPIDFENAEGNLGIANALLEHLAAKLPVSRLQRDLTDSTVIRNIGVPMAHGLIALKSATKGLHKLLLNREAIERDLENNWAVVAEGIQTILRREGYPKPYEALKALTRTNARITRESISEFIDNLDVNEQVKKELKEITPQNYTGF
- a CDS encoding pseudouridine synthase, with the translated sequence MTTNNDESRPRRSYHSANNERHASSNRNYGNERRTQHDGYYSDRPSYNQDRQSYNSERSSYNQDRSYHQERPSYNPNYRDSRQESYGGNSEGGMRKRRPRVGERPQSPQRVTGGGGYNNRGWGNQPSTGPGRPNKPAKPVKKLKKKKPFKQIKYKENADPNAPIRLNKYLANAGVCSRREADEFIQAGVVKVNGEVVTELGTKITRADQVMFHNQPVQLESKVYVLLNKPKGFVTTTDDPENRKTVMELVKSAASERIYPVGRLDRATTGVLLLTNDGDLASKLTHPKYEKRKIYQVWLDKPVAMEHMQMIADGIELEDGEIHADAISYVTEEDLTQVGIEIHSGRNRIIRRIFEKLGYRVMKLDRVYFAGLTKKKLSRGKWRYLTEQEVNMLRMGAFD
- the asnS gene encoding asparagine--tRNA ligase, translating into MKQLKRTKISEALRLTNFGEEVNVKGWVRTRRGNKNVGFVALNDGSTINNIQIVIDIANFGEELLRPVTTGACISVNGELVESQGKGQSVEIRATEIEVYGSADPATYPLQKKGHSLEFLREIAHLRPRTNTFGAIFRMRHHMSYAIHKYFNDRGFYYFHTPIITASDAEGAGSMFEVSTLDIENPPRNKEGKVDFSQDFFGRQTNLTVSGQLEGELGAMALGAIYTFGPTFRAENSNTPRHLAEFWMIEPEMAFYDIHDNMDLAEDFLKYLIRYALEHCREDIEFLAKMYDEELTDRLNFVVENDFVRLTYTEGVKILEESGQKFEFPVHWGTDLQSEHERYLVEKHFKRPVILTDYPREIKSFYMKQNDDGKTVRAMDVLFPKIGEIIGGSEREADYDKLMNRVEETGMHTEPIWWYLETRKFGTAPHSGFGLGFERLMLFITGMANIRDVIPFPRTPNNADF
- the lepA gene encoding translation elongation factor 4 is translated as MKNIRNFCIIAHIDHGKSTLADRLLEFTKTVEGKDLQAQVLDSMDLERERGITIKSHAIQMDYEYEGEKYTFNLIDTPGHVDFSYEVSRSIAACEGALLVVDAAQGIQAQTISNVYMAIEHDLEIIPILNKIDLDSAMPDEVEDQIVQLLGVPRTDIIRASGKTGIGIEEILHAIIERVPAPQGDPDAPLQALIFDSVFNPFRGIIAYYKIVNGSLRKGDMVKFINTGKEYDADEVGILRLNMVPKEEVGCGDVGYIISGIKTSKEVKVGDTITHMKRPASKAIEGFEEVKPMVFAGVYPIDSEDFENLRSSLEKLQLNDASLTFQPESSVALGFGFRCGFLGLLHMEIVQERLEREFNMDVITTVPNVSYKVYDKKGNMKEVHNPGGLPDVTLIESIEEPFIRASVITNTAYIGPIMTLCLGKRGILIKQEYVSGDRVEIIYDLPLGEIVIDFYDKLKSISKGYASFDYHIHDYRPSKLVKLDILLNGEQVDALSTLTHIDNAQSFGRRMCEKLKELIPRQQFDIAIQAAIGAKIVARETVKAVRKDVTAKCYGGDISRKRKLLEKQKEGKKRMKQVGNVEVPQKAFLAVLKLD